From the Plodia interpunctella isolate USDA-ARS_2022_Savannah chromosome 5, ilPloInte3.2, whole genome shotgun sequence genome, one window contains:
- the LOC128670346 gene encoding uncharacterized protein LOC128670346 — protein sequence MHQPEWERTKSYLIRSLFPDLPPLSPIPEEDSPSQISTRPYSPLPDLIIERIAPVNKHDEPEEFYQELDKKMKKLYRKLFLDDDGSTLDEVDDLRWYYGSVDDEDTTNSLMEVDQNQNYVSVHDTASIDLDYRGNTAKDRSKIHGEFVPEIYTKIRDDGEDIDSATFILDKVAQYTTEPDPDYVEVYDPNGHRDSSSQGTSQIITCQAQIHRVEDNIIQDEEEISLNQYEGEESVQNDVESLQDDEENNEDVEEQSHQDSEERSVVEEESQSYIWQTVESRTVTKRGEFIDIEISALAKGDSGESGHSKDSTPEVITLDSESGSCDTLEMIRHYNIRRHSMGSIRLSGPFGRQSSPFDLTFTRSRSLDPEIDVCRHSDLKNTEDINASWISHDSNGHSAEGIELSTETNDSSGEKIASGIAASTPMSTQWNATNSGSSTSVVDELNTARISTSFSWSNEENEFGEVFSAEVSSFPGKGVKRKHSAVESGRQKIMRVEMAQPSREISWDEIKNNFFVGNPTVYRVCSCPDHTCN from the exons CTCTTTCTCCGATACCAGAGGAAGATTCGCCATCGCAGATTTCAACCAGGCCTTACAGTCCGTTGCCAGACTTGATCATAGAGAGAATTGCGCCTGTTAACAAACATGACGAGCCCGAGGAATTCTATCAAGAATTGGATAAGAAGATGAAGAAATTGTACAGAAAACTTTTTCTTGATGATGATGGGAGTACTCTAGATGAAGTTGACGACTTGAGATGGTATTACGGGTCAGTCGATGATGAAGACACGACTAATTCTCTTATGGAAGTTGATCAGAACCAAAATTATGTTAGCGTCCATGACACTGCGAGCATTGATCTTGATTACAGAGGTAATACTGCGAAAGATCGTTCAAAAATACATGGTGAATTTGTCCCAGAGATTTATACTAAAATTAGAGATGATGGGGAGGATATCGATTCAGCTACGTTTATTTTGGACAAAGTAGCTCAATATACTACCGAACCGGATCCAGATTATGTTGAAGTGTATGATCCTAACGGACATCGGGACTCGTCGTCTCAAGGGACTAGTCAAATAATAACTTGCCAAGCGCAAATACACAGAGTAGAGGATAATATCATTcaagatgaagaagaaatcAGTCTGAATCAATATGAAGGGGAAGAAAGTGTTCAAAATGACGTGGAAAGTCTTCAAGACgatgaagaaaataatgaagatGTTGAAGAACAAAGTCATCAAGACAGCGAAGAAAGAAGTGTTGTAGAAGAGGAATCTCAAAGTTATATTTGGCAAACAGTAGAAAGCAGGACTGTAACTAAACGAGGGGAGTTTATTGATATAGAAATATCCGCATTAGCGAAGGGTGATTCCGGCGAGAGTGGACACAGCAAAG atTCCACTCCAGAAGTCATCACTCTGGACTCCGAGAGCGGTTCCTGCGACACATTGGAAATGATAAGACATTACAACATCCGGCGCCACTCCATGGGCTCCATCCGTCTGTCTGGGCCCTTTGGACGCCAGTCCAGTCCCTTCGACCTCACGTTCACACGCAGCAGGTCTTTAGACCCCGAAATCGATGTCTGTCGTCATTCTGATCTTAAAAATACAGAAGATATAAACGCTTCTTGGATATCACATGATTCTAATGGGCATAGCGCTGAAGGAATCGAGTTATCAACCGAAACTAATGACTCGAGTGGCGAAAAAATAGCAAGTGGCATTGCCGCGTCGACTCCTATGTCTACACAGTGGAACGCGACTAATTCGGGGAGTTCGACCAGCGTTGTCGACGAATTAAATACTGCAAGGATTTCGACAAGTTTCTCTTGGTCCAATGAAGAGAACGAATTCGGTGAAGTCTTTTCAGCTGAAGTTTCTTCCTTTCCTGGCAAAGGGGTTAAGAGGAAACACAGTGCAGTGGAAAGTGGGAGGCAGAAAATAATGAGGGTTGAAATGGCGCAGCCGTCGCGGGAAATATCTTGGGACGagataaagaataatttttttgttggaaATCCAACCGTTTATAGAGTGTGTTCGTGTCCCGATCACACTTGCAATTGA